The Magnolia sinica isolate HGM2019 chromosome 9, MsV1, whole genome shotgun sequence genome contains a region encoding:
- the LOC131255143 gene encoding receptor-like protein 7: MALLSPKIFSFSTFFFSILFFSSVFAGNNNQTFSTQQCIHEHFSALLHLKNGFYFSDKAFTNLSSWNSNNTDCCFWEGITCDGATGHVVSFDLSEFFISGRVDFESLFRLQSLQRLNLAFNEFDASPIPSGFEQLTSLTHLNLGSLHFYGQIPLEISNLTSLVSLDLSYNHHSANDSINVPLKLENPNIRTLVQNLSSLRELHLDNVNISAQGSEWGQALFMSLPRLRQLTLQYCGLSGSIHSSLSRLRFLSQLDLSANDLSGSLPSFHVNLTKLEYLDLSFNSFSGPIPSSYGNELLNLKEIMLLVNFLNGTIPASLFSIPTLQMLDLSKNELGGRLDVIHNASSTQLEHIYLGNNNLQGMVPSFIFKLPKLRTISLLSNNFSGVVELGLFQNLKNLSLLDLSDNNLFIKDSNDNSTIFSFSQIRYLSMRSCNVSKFPNFLRNQEQMVHLDLSNNRINGGIPKWIWNVGNKTLYYLNLSHNALQGIEPPFLHVSFTDQAVLDLSSNMLEGSLPSVPPSSSFFSFSNNRLSGEIPMSICDMTSLEVLNLSKNQLTGWIPQCLSEITDSLNVLNLRGNAFSGTLLQTFKESCNLQTLDLSENQLEGQVPRSLANCTMLEVLNLGNNQINDTFPTWVEALSHLRILVLKSNKFYGPITLAQTNLSFPMLQIIDLSSNCFMGGLPSNMF; encoded by the coding sequence ATGGCTCTCCTCTCTCCAAAAATCTTCTCATTTTCTACCTTCTTTTTCTCaatccttttcttctcttctgtCTTTGCCGGTAACAATAACCAGACATTCTCAACCCAACAATGCATACATGAACACTTCTCTGCATTGCTCCACCTGAAGAATGGCTTTTACTTCTCTGATAAAGCCTTCACTAACCTCTCCTCATGGAATTCAAACAATACCGATTGCTGCTTCTGGGAAGGCATCACGTGCGATGGAGCTACTGGTCACGTGGTCAGCTTTGACCTCAGCGAGTTCTTTATCTCGGGTCGGGTTGATTTTGAAAGCCTCTTCCGTCTTCAGAGCCTACAGAGGCTCAACCTCGCTTTCAATGAATTTGATGCCTCTCCAATTCCTTCTGGGTTCGAGCAACTCACCAGTCTGACCCATCTCAACCTTGGTTCTTTGCATTTTTATGGTCAAATCCCGCTGGAAATCTCCAACTTGACCAGTTTGGTTTCTCTCGATCTTTCTTACAATCATCATTCTGCCAATGATTCCATAAATGTACCCctgaaactcgaaaacccaaacatCAGAACTCTCGTCCAAAACCTGTCGAGTCTGAGAGAACTCCATCTGGACAATGTAAACATCTCAGCACAGGGAAGCGAGTGGGGCCAGGCATTATTCATGTCACTTCCTCGTCTCCGGCAGTTGACCTTACAATATTGTGGTCTTTCAGGCTCCATCCATTCTTCTCTTTCCCGACTCCGTTTCCTATCTCAACTCGACCTCAGTGCAAATGACCTGTCAGGATCATTGCCATCCTTCCATGTGAATCTCACCAAGTTAGAGTACTTGGATCTTTCATTCAATAGTTTCAGCGGCCCAATTCCTTCTTCGTATGGAAACGAGCTTCTTAATCTCAAAGAGATCATGTTACTAGTTAATTTTCTCAATGGGACCATTCCAGCATCATTGTTTTCAATCCCAACGTTACAAATGCTGGATCTCAGCAAGAATGAGCTAGGTGGTCGGCTTGATGTGATCCACAATGCATCTTCTACACAGTTGGAGCACATTTATTTGGGTAACAACAACTTGCAGGGAATGGTACCGAGCTTTATCTTTAAACTTCCGAAGCTTAGAACCATTTCCCTTCTTTCCAACAATTTCAGTGGTGTTGTGGAGCTAGGCTTATTTCAAAATCTCAAGAACCTCTCGCTTCTCGATCTTTCAGATAACAACCTATTTATCAAAGACAGCAATGATAATTCTACCATTTTCTCCTTTTCCCAAATCAGATATCTATCCATGCGTTCTTGCAATGTTAGCAAATTTCCAAATTTCTTACGAAATCAAGAGCAAATGGTACATCTAGACCTTTCCAACAATAGAATCAATGGTGGAATACCCAAATGGATATGGAATGTTGGGAATAAGACTTTATACTACTTAAATCTTTCTCACAATGCTCTGCAGGGAATAGAACCACCATTTCTCCATGTTTCGTTCACTGACCAGGCTGTTCTCGACCTTAGTTCCAACATGCTAGAAGGCTCACTTCCGTCCGTGCCACcctcctcctctttcttctctttttccaacaATAGACTTAGTGGTGAAATCCCAATGTCAATTTGCGACATGACATCTCTTGAAGTCCTCAATCTATCCAAAAACCAGTTAACTGGTTGGATTCCACAATGTCTAAGTGAAATCACTGATAGCCTCAATGTGCTGAACCTCCGAGGAAATGCTTTTTCCGGCACCTTGCTTCAAACATTTAAAGAGAGTTGCAATCTGCAAACACTTGATCTTAGTGAGAATCAATTAGAAGGCCAAGTGCCAAGGTCTTTGGCTAATTGCACAATGTTGGAGGTATTAAACCTTGGAAACAACCAAATAAATGACACCTTCCCTACATGGGTAGAAGCTTTGTCCCACTTGCGCATTCTTGTCTTGAAATCCAACAAATTTTATGGCCCCATTACACTTGCACAAACAAATCTGAGCTTCCCAATGTTGCAAATCATTGACCTCTCTTCTAATTGTTTCATGGGTGGCTTGCCATCAAATATGTTTTAG
- the LOC131255144 gene encoding receptor-like protein 9DC3, which translates to MEEDQSQSPFLRRMVPLGMQYYYQDTVTVTIKGQERELTKILTTCTSIDLSNNYFQGDILESIGILKSLRLLNMSHNSFIGRIPTSLENLMVLESLDLSQNNISGEIPWQMTKLTFLSVLNLSQNHLMGSIPQIKQFLTFTNESFQGNAGLCGPPLSRKCIAPPPNVPTFEDATLEPDWEFLWIGFGVGYGAGMGVLFWTLTLWMKGRTEFYKFIDGMLLTKFPSVFAVKRR; encoded by the coding sequence ATGGAGGAGGACCAATCTCAATCTCCGTTCCTCCGTAGAATGGTACCTTTAGGTATGCAGTACTACTACCAAGACACGGTGACAGTTACAATCAAAGGACAAGAAAGGGAACTGACAAAGATCCTAACCACCTGCACATCAATTGATCTCTCAAACAACTATTTTCAGGGGGATATTCTAGAATCTATAGGGATTCTTAAGTCCCTTCGACTGCTCAATATGTCACACAACAGTTTCATAGGCcgaattccaacatcacttgagAACCTTATGGTGCTTGAGTCGTTGGATCTCTCACAGAACAACATCTCAGGTGAGATTCCTTGGCAGATGACAAAGCTAACATTCCTCTCGGTGTTGAACCTTTCACAAAACCATCTCATGGGAAGCATACCGCAAATTAAACAATTTCTTACATTCACAAATGAGTCATTCCAAGGGAATGCAGGATTATGTGGACCTCCATTATCGAGAAAATGCATTGCACCACCGCCAAATGTGCCGACCTTTGAAGATGCAACTTTAGAACCAGACTGGGAATTCTTGTGGATAGGATTTGGAGTCGGATATGGAGCAGGAATGGGAGTTCTTTTTTGGACTCTAACACTATGGATGAAAGGTAGAACCGAATTCTATAAGTTTATAGATGGGATGCTTTTAACAAAATTTCCCTCAGTGTTTGCTGTAAAGCGACGATGA